One segment of Yersinia kristensenii DNA contains the following:
- the ileS gene encoding isoleucine--tRNA ligase — protein sequence MSDYKNTLNLPETGFPMRGDLAKREPDMLKRWYEQDLYGIIRTAKKGKKTFILHDGPPYANGNIHIGHSVNKILKDIIVKSKGMAGYDSPYIPGWDCHGLPIELKVEQLIGKPGEKVSAAEFRAACRKYAAEQVEGQKKDFIRLGVLGDWDHPYLTMDFKTEANIIRALSKIIDNGHLHKGAKPVHWCTDCGSSLAEAEVEYYDKTSPSIDVRFNAVDVAAVSAKFGASHVAGENKANGPISLVIWTTTPWTLPANRAISLNAEYIYQLVQVDGECLILAEDLVESVMKRAGIAEWTVLGSCKGSDLELLRFNHPFMGFDVPAILGDHVTLDAGTGAVHTAPGHGPDDFVIGQKYGLEVANPVGPNGCYLAGTYPTLDGMFVFKANDVIVELLREKGALLKVEKLVHSYPCCWRHKTPIIFRATPQWFISMDQKGLRKQSLEEIKGVQWIPEWGQARIETMVANRPDWCISRQRTWGVPMSLFVHKETEALHPRSTELMEEVAKRVEQEGIQAWWDLDPAEILGADAADYVKVPDTLDVWFDSGSTHSSVVDVRPEFGGHSPDMYLEGSDQHRGWFMSSLMIATAIKGKAPYRQVLTHGFTVDGQGRKMSKSIGNTISPQDVMNKLGGDILRLWVASTDYTGEIAVSDEILKRSADSYRRIRNTARFLLANLNGFDPALHQVAPEEMVVVDRWAVGRAQAAQAEIMEAYDNYDFHLVVQRLMQFCSVEMGSFYLDIIKDRQYTAKGDSVARRSCQTALFHIAEALVRWMAPIMSFTADEIWNQLPGERPQYVFTEEWYEGLFGLAGDESMNDTFWAELLKVRGEVNKVLEQARSDKRIGGSLEAAVTLFATPELASRLNSLQDELRFVLLTSAAKVADYADAGDDAQQSELISGLKITFNKADGEKCPRCWHYTQDVGLVAEHAELCGRCVTNVAGDGEERKYA from the coding sequence CTGGCTACGACTCACCTTATATTCCAGGTTGGGACTGCCACGGTTTGCCGATCGAACTAAAAGTTGAGCAATTAATTGGTAAGCCGGGTGAAAAAGTCAGCGCCGCGGAGTTCCGTGCTGCATGCCGTAAATACGCCGCTGAGCAGGTCGAAGGTCAGAAGAAAGACTTCATCCGTTTAGGTGTGTTGGGCGATTGGGACCATCCTTACCTGACGATGGATTTCAAAACTGAAGCCAATATCATTCGCGCACTAAGTAAAATAATTGATAACGGCCATCTGCACAAAGGCGCGAAGCCAGTGCATTGGTGTACAGACTGCGGTTCGTCACTGGCTGAAGCCGAAGTTGAATATTACGATAAAACCTCACCTTCCATTGATGTGCGCTTTAACGCCGTCGATGTTGCGGCGGTGAGTGCAAAATTTGGCGCAAGCCATGTTGCTGGTGAAAATAAGGCTAACGGCCCGATTTCACTGGTTATTTGGACCACAACGCCGTGGACTTTGCCAGCAAACCGCGCCATTTCACTGAATGCTGAATACATCTATCAGCTGGTGCAGGTCGACGGCGAATGCTTGATTCTGGCAGAAGATCTGGTTGAGAGCGTCATGAAGCGCGCTGGTATTGCGGAATGGACGGTATTGGGCAGTTGCAAAGGTTCTGACCTGGAGCTACTGCGCTTCAATCATCCGTTTATGGGCTTTGATGTACCTGCAATCTTGGGCGATCACGTCACACTGGATGCCGGTACTGGTGCAGTTCATACCGCACCTGGCCACGGCCCGGATGACTTTGTTATTGGTCAGAAATACGGTTTGGAAGTGGCTAATCCGGTCGGCCCGAACGGCTGCTATTTGGCAGGGACTTACCCAACACTGGACGGCATGTTTGTCTTTAAAGCCAATGATGTGATTGTTGAGTTGCTGCGCGAAAAAGGCGCACTGCTGAAAGTTGAAAAGCTGGTTCACAGCTACCCATGCTGCTGGCGTCACAAAACGCCGATTATCTTCCGTGCTACACCGCAATGGTTCATCAGCATGGATCAAAAAGGTCTGCGCAAGCAGTCGCTGGAAGAGATAAAAGGCGTGCAGTGGATCCCTGAGTGGGGCCAGGCGCGCATTGAAACCATGGTTGCAAACCGCCCAGACTGGTGTATTTCGCGTCAGCGTACTTGGGGTGTGCCGATGTCTCTGTTTGTCCATAAAGAGACCGAGGCGCTTCATCCGCGCAGCACTGAACTGATGGAAGAAGTAGCCAAGCGTGTTGAGCAAGAGGGCATTCAAGCATGGTGGGATCTAGACCCTGCTGAGATCTTAGGTGCCGATGCTGCTGATTACGTCAAAGTGCCAGACACATTGGATGTATGGTTCGATTCCGGCTCAACTCACTCTTCTGTGGTTGACGTGCGCCCTGAGTTTGGCGGTCATAGCCCGGATATGTATCTGGAAGGTTCTGACCAACACCGCGGCTGGTTTATGTCTTCACTGATGATTGCGACTGCGATAAAAGGCAAAGCGCCTTATCGTCAAGTGTTGACTCATGGATTCACCGTTGATGGTCAAGGGCGTAAAATGTCCAAATCCATCGGTAATACCATCAGCCCGCAAGATGTCATGAACAAACTGGGTGGCGACATCCTGCGGTTGTGGGTGGCCTCCACCGATTACACCGGCGAAATCGCGGTTTCTGATGAAATCCTGAAGCGCTCTGCGGACTCTTACCGCCGTATCCGTAACACTGCGCGCTTCTTGCTGGCTAACCTTAATGGCTTTGACCCAGCATTGCATCAGGTGGCTCCAGAAGAAATGGTCGTGGTAGACCGTTGGGCTGTAGGTCGTGCACAGGCTGCGCAAGCCGAGATCATGGAAGCGTACGACAATTACGATTTCCACTTAGTCGTGCAGCGCTTGATGCAGTTCTGTTCGGTAGAAATGGGCTCTTTCTACCTCGATATCATTAAAGACCGTCAATACACCGCCAAAGGCGACAGTGTTGCCCGTCGTAGCTGCCAGACCGCGCTGTTCCATATTGCAGAAGCATTGGTTCGCTGGATGGCCCCAATTATGTCATTCACCGCGGATGAAATTTGGAACCAGTTGCCGGGTGAGCGCCCACAGTATGTCTTCACTGAAGAGTGGTATGAGGGTCTGTTCGGGTTGGCGGGTGATGAGAGTATGAACGATACTTTCTGGGCCGAGCTGTTAAAAGTCCGTGGCGAAGTGAATAAGGTGCTGGAGCAAGCGCGTAGCGATAAACGTATCGGGGGTTCGCTGGAAGCCGCTGTAACTCTGTTTGCTACGCCTGAACTGGCTTCACGCCTGAACAGCTTGCAAGATGAGCTGCGTTTTGTGTTGCTGACGTCTGCGGCGAAAGTGGCAGATTATGCCGATGCCGGTGATGATGCGCAGCAAAGCGAGCTGATTTCTGGGCTGAAAATAACCTTTAATAAAGCTGACGGTGAGAAGTGCCCGCGTTGCTGGCATTACACTCAAGATGTCGGTTTGGTGGCGGAACATGCTGAATTGTGCGGCCGCTGTGTCACTAACGTTGCCGGAGACGGTGAAGAGCGTAAATACGCCTGA
- the ispH gene encoding 4-hydroxy-3-methylbut-2-enyl diphosphate reductase, which yields MQILLANPRGFCAGVDRAISIVERAIEMYGAPIYVRHEVVHNRYVVDSLRERGAIFIENISEVPDGSILIFSAHGVSQAVRAEARARELTMLFDATCPLVTKVHMEVARASRKGKEAILIGHAGHPEVEGTMGQYNNPKGGMYLVESPDDVWKLNVKDENNLCFMTQTTLSVDDTSAVIDALRQRFPKIIGPRKDDICYATTNRQEAVRNLANDADVVLVVGSKNSSNSNRLAELAQRMGKSAYLIDSAADIQESWLQNAACIGVTAGASAPDILVQQVIARLKALGADGSVELRGREESIIFEVPKELRVEVKQVD from the coding sequence ATGCAGATATTGCTGGCTAATCCACGCGGCTTTTGTGCCGGAGTTGATCGGGCTATCAGTATTGTTGAACGCGCGATCGAGATGTATGGCGCGCCAATCTATGTGCGCCATGAAGTGGTGCACAACCGCTATGTGGTTGATAGTCTGCGCGAGCGCGGGGCTATTTTTATTGAGAATATCTCTGAGGTGCCTGATGGTTCCATTTTGATTTTCTCGGCTCATGGCGTGTCACAGGCTGTTCGTGCCGAGGCTCGCGCGCGCGAATTGACGATGCTGTTTGATGCAACCTGTCCATTGGTGACTAAAGTTCATATGGAAGTTGCTCGTGCCAGTCGCAAAGGGAAAGAAGCTATCCTGATAGGCCATGCTGGCCATCCGGAAGTGGAAGGAACGATGGGCCAATATAACAACCCGAAAGGGGGGATGTATTTGGTCGAGTCACCTGATGATGTTTGGAAGCTGAATGTTAAAGACGAGAATAACCTCTGCTTTATGACCCAAACTACCTTGTCAGTTGATGATACTTCCGCAGTGATTGATGCTTTGCGCCAGCGTTTCCCGAAGATTATCGGCCCACGTAAAGATGATATCTGCTATGCCACAACCAACCGACAAGAAGCGGTACGGAATCTGGCGAATGATGCGGATGTGGTTTTGGTGGTGGGGTCGAAAAACTCTTCCAATTCGAACCGCTTGGCTGAGCTGGCGCAGCGCATGGGGAAATCGGCCTATCTGATTGATTCTGCGGCTGATATCCAAGAGTCCTGGCTACAGAATGCGGCCTGTATTGGTGTGACGGCTGGCGCTTCGGCACCGGATATTCTGGTTCAGCAAGTCATCGCGCGCTTGAAAGCTCTCGGTGCCGATGGGTCTGTTGAACTGCGTGGTCGTGAAGAAAGTATCATTTTTGAAGTTCCCAAAGAATTACGTGTTGAGGTTAAGCAGGTCGACTGA
- the carA gene encoding glutamine-hydrolyzing carbamoyl-phosphate synthase small subunit — MIKSALLVLEDGTQFHGRAIGAEGTAVGEVVFNTSMTGYQEILTDPSYSRQIVTLTYPHIGNVGTNASDEESSAVHAQGLVIRDLPLIASNYRNEEGLADYLKRHNIVAIADIDTRKLTRLLREKGAQNGCIIVGDLSDAALALEKAKAFPGLKGMDLAKEVTTKEAYHWLQGSWTLEGDLPAAKQAEDLPFHVVAYDYGVKRNILRMLVDRGCRLTVVPAQTPAEEVLKLNPDGIFLSNGPGDPEPCDYAIAAIKRFLETDIPVFGICLGHQLLALASGAKTVKMKFGHHGGNHPVKDLDADCVMITAQNHGFAVDETTLPSNLRTTHVSLFDGSLQGIHRTDKAAFSFQGHPEASPGPHDAAPLFDHFIELIEAYRATASHTHK, encoded by the coding sequence TTGATTAAGTCAGCGCTATTGGTTCTCGAAGACGGAACCCAATTTCACGGTCGGGCCATCGGGGCAGAAGGTACGGCAGTGGGGGAAGTGGTCTTCAATACGTCGATGACCGGTTATCAAGAAATCCTTACTGATCCTTCCTACTCCCGCCAGATCGTCACTCTTACTTATCCTCATATCGGCAATGTCGGCACCAATGCCTCCGATGAAGAATCCTCCGCAGTACACGCCCAAGGTCTGGTTATTCGCGACCTGCCATTGATTGCCAGCAACTACCGTAATGAAGAAGGCTTAGCTGATTATCTCAAGCGCCACAACATTGTTGCGATTGCAGATATCGATACGCGCAAGCTGACACGGTTGCTGCGCGAGAAGGGCGCACAGAACGGCTGCATTATTGTGGGTGACTTATCTGATGCTGCGCTGGCGCTGGAAAAAGCTAAAGCATTCCCCGGGTTGAAGGGAATGGATCTGGCCAAAGAAGTCACCACCAAAGAAGCTTATCACTGGTTGCAAGGCAGCTGGACTCTGGAAGGTGATTTACCTGCGGCGAAGCAAGCGGAAGACCTGCCATTCCATGTGGTGGCTTACGACTACGGGGTAAAACGCAATATTCTGCGCATGTTGGTAGACCGAGGTTGCCGCCTGACAGTGGTTCCGGCCCAGACTCCAGCGGAAGAGGTTCTAAAGCTCAATCCAGATGGCATTTTCTTGTCTAATGGCCCAGGGGATCCAGAGCCATGCGATTATGCCATCGCGGCGATTAAACGCTTCCTGGAAACCGATATTCCGGTGTTTGGCATCTGTTTAGGTCATCAACTGCTGGCACTGGCGAGCGGCGCGAAAACCGTCAAAATGAAATTTGGTCACCACGGTGGCAACCATCCAGTGAAAGATTTGGATGCTGATTGTGTGATGATCACCGCGCAGAACCACGGTTTTGCGGTTGATGAAACCACATTGCCATCCAACTTGCGCACGACGCACGTTTCTTTATTCGATGGTTCCCTGCAAGGGATTCACCGTACCGATAAAGCAGCGTTCAGTTTCCAGGGTCACCCGGAAGCCAGCCCTGGGCCGCATGATGCCGCCCCGCTGTTTGATCACTTTATCGAGCTGATTGAAGCTTACCGTGCGACCGCTAGCCACACTCACAAATAA
- the fkpB gene encoding FKBP-type peptidyl-prolyl cis-trans isomerase: protein MSEQVDGHQVADHVVQDKSAVLVHFTLKLEDGSTAESTHIHGKPALFRLGDNSLSDALEQQLIGLKVGDKHTFTLQPEDAFGLESPDLIQYFTQRDFAQTGIPDAGTIMLFTSRDGSEMPGVVREVAEESITVDFNHPLAGHVVSFDIEVLEIDPQQEAMHADIAG, encoded by the coding sequence ATGTCCGAACAGGTAGACGGTCATCAAGTAGCAGACCATGTTGTACAAGACAAGAGTGCGGTATTGGTGCATTTCACTCTCAAACTGGAAGATGGTTCAACGGCAGAATCTACCCATATTCACGGGAAGCCCGCGCTATTTCGCTTAGGCGATAACAGCTTAAGCGATGCGCTGGAGCAACAGTTGATTGGTTTGAAAGTGGGCGATAAACACACTTTTACTTTGCAACCTGAAGATGCATTTGGTTTGGAAAGTCCTGATTTGATTCAGTACTTTACGCAGCGTGATTTTGCGCAAACTGGCATACCGGATGCGGGCACTATTATGCTGTTTACCTCCCGAGATGGCAGTGAAATGCCGGGCGTAGTACGGGAAGTGGCAGAAGAGTCCATTACTGTTGATTTTAATCACCCGTTGGCAGGGCATGTCGTCAGCTTTGATATTGAAGTACTGGAGATTGACCCCCAACAGGAGGCTATGCATGCAGATATTGCTGGCTAA
- the lspA gene encoding signal peptidase II, whose protein sequence is MSKPICSTGLRWLWLAVLVVIVDLGSKQWVMTHFALYESVPLIPFFNLTYAQNFGAAFSFLADKSGWQRWFFAGIAIGISVLLMVMMYRSTAKQRLLNCAYALIIGGALGNLFDRMVHGAVIDFIDFHVNNWHFPTFNFADTAICIGAALVIFEGFLSPAEKTAMNKGE, encoded by the coding sequence ATGAGTAAACCTATTTGTTCGACCGGATTGCGCTGGTTATGGCTGGCTGTACTGGTGGTGATTGTGGATCTCGGTAGCAAACAGTGGGTCATGACCCACTTTGCGCTGTATGAGTCCGTGCCACTGATTCCTTTTTTCAACCTGACTTACGCGCAGAATTTTGGCGCGGCATTTAGCTTCCTTGCGGATAAAAGCGGTTGGCAGCGTTGGTTCTTTGCGGGGATAGCTATCGGTATTTCAGTCCTATTGATGGTGATGATGTACCGGTCTACGGCCAAGCAACGTCTGTTAAATTGTGCTTATGCCCTGATTATCGGTGGGGCATTAGGTAATTTATTTGATCGCATGGTACATGGTGCGGTGATCGATTTTATCGATTTCCACGTCAATAACTGGCATTTCCCGACATTTAACTTTGCTGATACCGCCATCTGTATCGGTGCTGCGCTGGTTATCTTTGAAGGCTTCTTAAGCCCGGCGGAAAAAACCGCGATGAATAAAGGGGAGTGA
- the dapB gene encoding 4-hydroxy-tetrahydrodipicolinate reductase produces MTDSTIRIAVVGAGGRMGRQLIQAITQTKGVVLGAAVERAGSTLVGSDAGELAGTGLLNITVSDDLSKVIDNFDVLIDFTRPEGTLEHLAICHMHRKAMVIGTTGFDDAGKAAISAASSDIGIVFAANFSVGVNVVLKLLEKAAKVMGDYTDIEIIEAHHRYKVDAPSGTALAMGEAIAESLGRSLKDCAVYSREGHTGERKPGTIGFATVRAGDIVGEHTAMFADIGERVEITHKATSRMTFANGAVKSAIWVCERDNGLFDMRDVLNLNEL; encoded by the coding sequence ATGACTGATTCAACAATTCGTATCGCCGTTGTTGGCGCGGGTGGCCGTATGGGCCGGCAGCTTATCCAGGCTATTACACAGACGAAAGGTGTTGTGCTGGGCGCTGCTGTAGAGCGCGCGGGCTCCACCCTGGTGGGAAGTGATGCGGGTGAGCTGGCTGGAACAGGATTGCTAAATATCACGGTAAGTGATGATTTATCCAAGGTAATTGATAATTTTGATGTGTTGATCGACTTTACCCGCCCAGAGGGCACTCTGGAACATTTGGCTATTTGCCACATGCATCGTAAGGCTATGGTCATTGGGACCACCGGTTTTGATGATGCCGGTAAAGCCGCCATCAGTGCTGCGTCATCTGACATTGGCATTGTGTTCGCCGCTAACTTTAGTGTTGGGGTCAATGTGGTGCTTAAGCTGCTTGAAAAGGCCGCCAAAGTCATGGGCGATTACACCGATATCGAAATTATTGAAGCGCATCACCGCTATAAAGTGGATGCGCCGTCAGGTACCGCGTTGGCCATGGGAGAGGCGATAGCTGAATCCTTGGGGCGCTCATTGAAAGATTGTGCGGTTTATAGCCGCGAAGGCCACACAGGGGAGCGAAAGCCCGGCACTATCGGCTTTGCTACTGTGCGCGCGGGTGACATTGTGGGCGAGCATACAGCGATGTTTGCTGATATCGGTGAGCGAGTAGAAATCACACATAAAGCCACCAGTCGCATGACTTTTGCCAATGGGGCGGTTAAGTCTGCTATTTGGGTCTGTGAGCGTGATAATGGTTTGTTTGATATGCGCGATGTACTGAATTTGAACGAACTTTAA